The DNA window caggtctggtgctgttcctgtgtaaatgaagtccatcattgccttgaagacttgtggctccaggtcGGGGATCTCAACGTgattctttctgctctcctccatgtcatgttgaaacatggctctgaaaacaggagagcgagctgctaagatggccttaTGAGCCTGAAATTCCTGGCCAGATACCACCAGGCAGCAATCTGTGAATCTCGAATTAtcccacagctctcctagctcatctgccAATGTGCATCTTGGAACTTGAATCCCTGGCTTCCTGTTCTGGTCAGAGATGCTGAAGGAGTATTTGACCACGCTCACCATGCACAGGAGGGTGAGCTGATCATGTGGGAGAAGGCGAGGTGCATGGGACAGGAGGAAATCTCGAAGAATGTACTTTTTGAATCCGTAACTAAGGCCTGGCACAAACCTAAATGCTGTTTGGCTCCTCCTGGtttgctttttctctcctttgtcacttatgatccagaactggaactttgcccaaacatgactctttagacagctgagcAAAACTAGATTAACTGACAGGTAATCTGCACTTACTTCATCGAGTCCGTTCGGGTTTACTgtcaaacaccatttgtcattggcCTCTATTGAAAAAGTTGGGCTTCTAAGGCTTCCTAGCCTTTCCTCCACAATAGAATGGAAGTTGCTGATGGTCCACAGGTAGGAGAAATTCTGAAGGCTGATTTGAGTGTGGTCCCATCTTTGGATGGTCCCATCTCCTGCCATTTCTCCTGGTTAAACTCGATCcaaaaatgaagaactagcaattgttttctcttcacCTTGTGAAACAATAACAGACATGAATTAGatgttaagtttttgtttttcctggattCTCTGTTAGAATGGGCTTGAAACTTGGATCTCGGATATTTTCTATACACATTTCAATACTGATTTCAGAGAAGTCAGTGTGTGCTACTAGGAAATCTTACATCACTCCATTTTTTGTCTAGATTGAATCTTAGGTCAATAGGTAAATGATTTTGACAATTAAACACAGCTGttgaatattttggaaaattttatACACTCACATCAAAAATGTTGTGctaggttctctagagtaacagaacataTACAAGGAATCTCACTGTGTATGAAGGAAAGGGATTGATGAGAATGACTTAGGGCTCCATCTCTGCTAATCTCCCATTGGCTAGCTGTGAAGGAAAAGTACAATATTCCAG is part of the Peromyscus eremicus chromosome 6, PerEre_H2_v1, whole genome shotgun sequence genome and encodes:
- the LOC131913793 gene encoding speckle-type POZ protein-like codes for the protein MAGDGTIQRWDHTQISLQNFSYLWTISNFHSIVEERLGSLRSPTFSIEANDKWCLTVNPNGLDEVSADYLSVNLVLLSCLKSHVWAKFQFWIISDKGEKKQTRRSQTAFRFVPGLSYGFKKYILRDFLLSHAPRLLPHDQLTLLCMVSVVKYSFSISDQNRKPGIQVPRCTLADELGELWDNSRFTDCCLVVSGQEFQAHKAILAARSPVFRAMFQHDMEESRKNHVEIPDLEPQVFKAMMDFIYTGTAPDLDSMADTLLAVADRYGLERLKVMCEDAILRDLSVENAAHTLFLADLHNSGQLKTQALDFITAHAFEVSETSGWKAMVGSYPHLVAEAQRFLASAHLPFLEPLFKSLKQS